One Ailuropoda melanoleuca isolate Jingjing chromosome 14, ASM200744v2, whole genome shotgun sequence DNA segment encodes these proteins:
- the CRIP1 gene encoding LOW QUALITY PROTEIN: cysteine-rich protein 1 (The sequence of the model RefSeq protein was modified relative to this genomic sequence to represent the inferred CDS: inserted 1 base in 1 codon), whose amino-acid sequence MPKCPKCDKEVYFAERVTSLGKDWHRPCLKCEKCGKTLTSGGHAEHEGKPXPGHPXPAYPSSAGFGRGGAESHTFK is encoded by the exons ATGCCTAAGTGCCCTAAGTGCGACAAGGAGGTGTACTTTG CTGAGCGGGTGACCTCTCTGGGGAAGGACTGGCATCGGCCTTGCCTGAAGTGTGAGAAATGCGGGAAGACGCTGACGTCAGGGGGCCACGCTGAG CATGAAGGCAAACCTTNCCCTGGCCACC AACCTGCCTACCCTTCCTCTGCAGGTTTTGGGCGGGGCGGAGCTGAGAGTCACACTTTCAAGTAA
- the TEDC1 gene encoding tubulin epsilon and delta complex protein 1 — protein MWSLFRSPQGAIPSIRPQSGLRRLHPAELKGTEGNASALDGTDCTQRPGAPLTGPALEVCLCPLGDWARAQKGRHLRGNWTPGAPGRGARSEREAGCMGRPRCRGDRGDRGNAVGALPEAIAALSQTLPAGPSPEIFRRAKFDRPEATPALWQLLFRVLSPLPADCASASTGSPASPALEAQVRLVKSALRSQGYPRQALAQLPEDGSQGSRELLLALAWLLARGPLLEQLLAQTHVRLGDEIPLCECEALASLGPPAPRREADGPVDMRHLQWLMGKLRFQWRNLSTSQQEQCALLGKIHSYTRGCHSDRSLGHLSVAETKLLRDPEGGRQLLRRLESENARLEAALAWRRQELLFWRWMDTVLGICPLETSPPTFLPRTPASGGGELELVARELQAVHEELQGAAESRRAAWEARAGGWGPEWSAVQRASQEAVGRELTALQWAWEKGGALAQPHGPHRLVKRDAGASEGPGLRAAEVIGALRSQESCLEAELCRLQTQCRQELGRLARATPGLIWIPPPAR, from the exons ATGTGGTCTTTATTTCGAAGTCCGCAGGGCGCTATACCTAGCATCCGCCCGCAGAGTGGCCTGCGGAGACTACACCCGGCAGAGCTGAAGGGGACGGAAG GAAATGCCTCCGCACTGGACGGAACAGACTGCACTCAAAGGCCTGGGGCACCGCTTACTGGGCCGGCGCTGGAGGTGTGCCTCTGCCCGCTCGGTGATTGGGCGAGGGCCCAGAAGGGACGGCACCTGCGCGGTAATTGGACGCCGGGAGCCCCAGGCCGCGGCGCGAGATCCGAGCGGGAAGCCGGCTGCATGGGGCGGCCGCGGTGCCGGGGGGACCGGGGGGACCGGGGGAACGCGGTCGGGGCCCTGCCCGAGGCCATCGCTGCGCTGAGTCAGACGCTGCCTGCCGGGCCCAGCCCCGAGATCTTCCGCCGCGCCAAGTTCGACCGTCCGGAGGCG ACCCCGGCGCTCTGGCAGCTGCTCTTCCGCGTGCTCTCGCCGCTGCCGGCAGACTGCGCCTCGGCCTCCACAGGCTCCCCGGCCTCCCCGGCCCTGG AGGCCCAAGTCCGCCTGGTGAAGTCGGCGCTGCGCTCCCAGGGCTACCCCAGGCAGGCGCTGGCACAGCTTCCCGAGGACGGCTCCCAGGGCAGCCGTGAGCTTCTGCTGGCCCTGGCCTGGCTCCTGGCCCGCGGGCCCTTGCTGGAGCAGCTGCTGGCCCAGACGCATGTGCGGCTGGGCGATGAGATACCCCTGTGCGAG TGTGAAGCCCTGGCCAGTCTTGGCCCACCCGCACCCCGGCGGGAAGCAGATGGCCCTGTGGACATGCGCCACTTGCAGTGGCTGATGGGAAAGCTGCGGTTCCAGTGGCGAAATCTGAGCACCAGTCAGCAGGAGCAGTGTGCCCTCCTGGGCAAG ATCCACTCCTATACCCGCGGCTGCCACAGCGACCGCAGCCTTGGCCACCTGTCTGTTGCTGAGACCAAGCTGCTCAGGGACCCGGAGGGCGGCCGGCAG CTGCTTCGGAGGCTGGAGAGCGAGAATGCGCGCCTGGAGGCCGCCCTGGCCTGGCGACGTCAGGAGCTGCTGTTCTGGCGCTGGATG GATACGGTCTTGGGCATCTGCCCCCTGGAGACCTCGCCGCCCACGTTTCTGCCCAGGACCCCCGCGTCAGGGGGTGGCGAGTTGGAGCTGGTGGCCCGGGAGTTGCAGGCCGTGCACGAGGAGCTGCAGGGAGCTGCGGAGTCTCGACGGGCGGCCTGGGAGGCCAGG gctggaggctgggggcccGAGTGGAGTGCTGTGCAGCGGGCCTCACAGGAGGCCGTGGGACGGGAGCTGACAGCCCTTCAGTGGGCCTGGGAGAAAGGTggggccctggcccagccccatgGGCCCCACCGGCTGGTGAAGAGGGACGCCGGAGCCTCAGAGGGCCCAGGCCTGCGGGCTGCCGAGGTGATTGGGGCGCTGAGGAGCCAAGAAAGCTGCCTGGAGGCCGAGCTGTGCCGGCTGCAGACACAGTGTCGGCAGGAGCTGGGCAGGCTGGCCAGAGCCACACCCGGCCTCATCTGGATCCCGCCGCCTGCTCGTTGA